One genomic segment of Plasmodium cynomolgi strain B DNA, chromosome 14, whole genome shotgun sequence includes these proteins:
- a CDS encoding hypothetical protein (putative) encodes METNFFVTKNKKNGNLEKYTCGKVWLYNKINSLYTNLNKFKMSIQRGAHREEKGKHPIITMMRKKRGVAQRYTHERKNHKTKKRTFADISNENNADTERTEGKYHPSTFQHLEVLKSLHYIYQFYTRDDGSGERGPPPVGGTHGAAPCKVTVQGEEKSGTKDGGTKDGGTKDGCTQNGGTQNGGTQNGGTQNGGTQNGGTQNGGTQNCRIQKYNFQDNEKYNKSLSDIFSSIVNDKCGFFFIFNAIFFTNLKNFYYFVDIINVLNYLGNGKSITKRGGHIEKDILIYEQIALFVENCYFCLIDDVDNGGNCCSYQGYSNGKSTKVTTQERKINSDKVEKIKNKLKTLKREKSHEELLYLSMNECNKKIFQQFSKIPYLFNDMSEISEYSRSDPYKGKHSPSDYAPSEIIHAQSSTDLNKNILGRKNTLLLYNQSDYAKSGTYDDLRSPTQHILKNSVSIKSEEHPSDGGLHKNNSLSPAKGSTKPNGKIPFLGDYPNQQSSKLVDPNENAQKGYIKNFFSNLFKNGQSDEDPKGTALAAGDERMIPSEGVLPKLEVNEKASDGIEANLVERDSEGKIPETNRLLEIRKTEKGTPHVGSNTRGGWENHPAGDAAGSGECGSGECGSGECGSGECGSDESKCDQSRCDQSICDEGEAQQSAGSHVEGGCSAVKEPSKVTPPSEQPGEQRWANSSLSQSSAEEEHRKSEGEDGEPAEVEGVEVEGVDVEGVQVEGVEVEGVKVEGAEVEGIKVEGAEVEPPSEDKTEQDPKASPDVTEERDIQQNDGKENYQHLYDGENGEGATEERSLQEMLPLPPQTETSQVNTTENHEGEEVAAALGGDSLEQGPLECNEMEENTIKDQVKDDGQNEPEGFKEEESGPEIFSQNLKQGDGLHKCENGNGNKLVDTVESGVSPGQMQNGEGATEGGQPESSNPNGEAEISAQSGTGMVAIAGEATGTAVVVGQGEQEVDPADEFDERKSGHDGTEKASAGESAKGEAAPNEGKAAPNEGEAAANEEVSSKEDQKEEHGSPEPPQKKQRTEEVQNGDMNDQLSQSEKADNENTPEADHSISSDEGGEEASDEASDEASDEASDEASDEASDEASDEASDEASDEEGNQTDDQADGQTDGQTDGQTDDQADGQTDDQTDDQADDQADDQADGQTDDQTDGQTDDQVNPESNRESDDDQIVHFLKSNRGNQDKGWYAEYLKNLLRCDKKCTQENHAEEKDLFLRKVKKLSNLVKYKKFKEKYTKEWEQKMQLFKCDKLRRAYKIFLVIIFSIVKEIKELKKELKDMSQFVFINSGIENYLNENNISTVRRYKGSVVGANHFDDYHLGSDGIGSGVGVGSCSGSDNVINSFFLRKAFPKIFSEQNAKDKLANISYYIELDKHIPNYCSLFFSQFKIKKQVLSHIQSLYSNSVPTVPCVNMFISCLNYNYSNVLKKKFVFQSVLDNSYLARLPCVYCCDVQIVRHVGFLKLKETCQKIIKQKKIHQLFVDHLSSSLLDESYFIVPFFTSYGKFLIVIKSNRNDNPESSSADVLQNKNCITYDILINSFVFPNGSSFQAIVHLSHVFINTLRDFFKTRNSDENIPEIAFLSLPHVDKQQLLHHEIESASNRADIIVSVLFLLESFFNNTKKMKAPAEFNQGLRFLYIIRLLEFFHQKGNL; translated from the exons ATGGAgacaaattttttcgtaacgaaaaataagaaaaatggaaacttGGAAAAGTACACATGCGGAAAGGTCTGGctatacaataaaataaatagcctatacacaaatttgaaCAAGTTTAAGATGAGTATCCAAAGGGGTGCCCATCGCGAGGAGAAAGGGAAGCATCCGATAATCACcatgatgaggaagaagagagGCGTAGCGCAGCGCTACACACATGAAcgaaaaaatcataaaacaaaaaaaaggacattcGCTGATATTTCGAATGAAAACAATGCAGACACAGAAAGGACGGAAGGAAAGTACCATCCATCGACGTTCCAACATTTGGAAGTATTAAAATCGCTACACTATATTTACCAGTTTTACACGAGGGATGATGGCAGTGGGGAGAGGGGGCCCCCCCCCGTGGGGGGCACACATGGTGCTGCTCCGTGCAAGGTAACTGTgcaaggggaggaaaagagTGGCACAAAAGATGGCGGCACAAAAGATGGCGGCACAAAAGATGGCTGCactcaaaatggaggcacTCAAAATGGCGGCactcaaaatggaggcacTCAAAATGGCGGCactcaaaatggaggcactcaaaatggaggcacTCAAAATTGCAGAATTCAAAAGTACAATTTTCAAGACaatgaaaaatacaacaaaagTCTGAGTgacattttctcctccatcgTAAATGACAAATGtggattcttttttatattcaatgccatattttttacaaatttaaaaaacttttaCTACTTTGTAGACATAATAAAcgttttaaattatttgggGAATGGCAAGAGTATCACCAAGAGAGGTGGACATATCGAGAAGgacattttaatatatgaGCAAATTGCATTATTCGTGGAAAACTGTTATTTCTGTTTGATAGATGACGTAGATAATGGCGGCAACTGCTGCTCCTATCAGGGGTATTCAAATGGGAAGAGTACAAAGGTAACGACgcaggaaaggaaaattaacTCGGATAAGgtggaaaagataaaaaataagttaaagACACTTAAGAGGGAGAAGTCGCACGAAGAGTTGCTGTACCTTTCCATGAATGAATGCAATAAAAAGATATTCCAGCAGTTTAGTAAAATCCCCTATTTGTTTAATGACATGTCGGAGATTAGCGAGTATAGCAGGAGTGACCCCTACAAGGGGAAACACTCCCCAAGTGACTATGCTCCGAGCGAAATTATTCATGCGCAGAGCAGCACTGACTTGAACAAGAACATcctgggaagaaaaaacactCTTTTATTGTACAACCAAAGTGACTATGCTAAGTCAGGAACATACGATGATTTAAGAAGTCCTACTCagcacattttgaaaaattccGTTTCGATAAAATCAGAGGAGCATCCTTCTGACGGGGGTCTCCACAAGAATAATTCGCTCAGTCCTGCCAAGGGAAGCACTAAACCGAATGGGAAAATACCATTCCTGGGAGACTACCCCAATCAGCAAAGTTCCAAACTTGTTGACCCAAATGAAAATGCTCAAAAGGGAtacataaagaattttttctccaatttgtttaaaaatggacAGTCGGACGAGGATCCGAAAGGAACTGCACTAGCTGCTGGGGACGAAAGGATGATTCCTTCTGAAGGGGTCCTACCCAAATTGGAGGTCAATGAGAAGGCCTCAGATGGGATAGAAGCAAATTTAGTAGAACGTGACAGCGAAGGGAAGATCCCAGAAACGAATCGCCTCCTTGAAAttagaaaaacagaaaagggcACTCCTCACGTAGGAAGCAATACAAGGGGTGGGTGGGAAAACCACCCAGCGGGGGACGCAGCCGGAAGTGGTGAATGCGGAAGTGGTGAATGCGGAAGTGGTGAATGTGGAAGTGGTGAATGTGGAAGTGACGAATCCAAATGTGACCAATCCAGATGTGACCAATCCATATGTGACGAAGGGGAGGCACAGCAATCGGCTGGAAGCCACGTAGAAGGGGGGTGCTCCGCGGTTAAGGAGCCAAGCAAGGTGACACCTCCGAGCGAGCAGCCTGGAGAACAAAGGTGGGCAAACTCTTCTCTGTCGCAGTCTTCTGCAGAAGAGGAGCACAGAAAGAGCGAGGGGGAGGATGGTGAACCGGCCGAAGTGGAAGGTGTCGAAGTGGAAGGTGTCGACGTGGAAGGAGTCCAAGTGGAGGGTGTCGAAGTGGAAGGTGTCAAAGTGGAAGGTGCCGAAGTGGAAGGTATCAAAGTGGAAGGTGCCGAAGTGGAACCCCCCAGTGAAGACAAAACGGAGCAGGACCCAAAGGCTAGCCCTGACGTGACGGAAGAAAGGGACATTCAACAGAATGACGGAAAGGAGAATTACCAGCACCTATATGATGGCGAGAATGGCGAAGGAGCGACGGAGGAGAGGTCCCTACAAGAAATGTTACCGCTTCCCCCACAGACAGAAACGAGTCAAGTGAACACAACGGAGAACCAcgaaggtgaagaagtggCAGCGGCACTTGGGGGTGATTCGCTTGAACAGGGACCACTCGAATGTAacgaaatggaggaaaataCAATTAAAGACCAAGTTAAGGATGATGGTCAAAACGAGCCGGAAGGGTTTAAAGAAGAAGAGAGCGGAccagaaatattttcacaaaatttgaagCAGGGAGATGGACTCCATAAATGCGAAAATGGGAATGGGAACAAATTAGTGGATACTGTAGAGAGTGGAGTTTCCCCAGGACAGATGCAGAATGGGGAAGGTGCAACAGAAGGGGGGCAGCCGGAGAGTAGTAACCCCAATGGGGAGGCAGAGATCAGCGCGCAAAGCGGAACTGGAATGGTTGCCATAGCAGGTGAGGCAACAGGCACTGCTGTTGTAGTAGGGCAGGGAGAACAGGAGGTGGACCCTGCAGATGAGTTCGACGAACGTAAGAGCGGGCATGATGGCACGGAAAAGGCAAGTGCTGGTGAGTCTGCCAAGGGGGAAGCCGCCCCAAACGAGGGAAAAGCAGCCCCAAACGAGGGAGAAGCCGCCGCAAACGAGGAAGTCTCATCCAAGGAGGaccaaaaggaggaacaTGGCTCCCCTGagcccccccaaaaaaaacagcgcACAGAGGaggtgcaaaatggggatatGAATGACCAATTGAGCCAGTCGGAGAAGGCGGACAATGAGAACACCCCAGAGGCTGACCACTCCATTTCGAGTgacgaagggggggaagaagcgagtGACGAAGCGAGTGACGAAGCGAGTGACGAAGCGAGTGATGAAGCGAGTGATGAAGCGAGTGATGAAGCGAGTGATGAAGCGAGTGATGAAGCAAGTGACGAAGAGGGTAACCAAACGGATGACCAAGCGGATGGCCAAACGGATGGCCAAACGGATGGCCAAACGGATGACCAAGCGGATGGCCAAACGGATGACCAAACGGATGATCAAGCGGATGACCAAGCGGATGACCAAGCGGATGGCCAAACGGATGACCAAACGGATGGCCAAACGGATGACCAAGTGAACCCCGAATCGAACCGCGAATCCGACGACGATCAGATCGTTCACTTCCTCAAGTCTAACAGAGGTAACCAGGACAAGGGCTGGTACGCGGAGTATCTGAAGAACCTGCTGAGGTGCgacaaaaaatgtacacaggAAAATCACGCGGAGGAGAAAGACCTGTTCCTCaggaaggtgaaaaaattaagtaattTGGTAAAGTATAAAAAGTTTAAAGAAAAGTACACCAAGGAgtgggaacaaaaaatgcagctATTCAAATGTGACAAGTTGAGACGggcatataaaattttcctcgtgatcatattttccatcgtaaaagaaattaaagaattaaaaaaggagctgAAAGATATGAgccaatttgtttttatcaaTTCGGGGAtcgaaaattatttaaacgaaaataatatttcaacGGTGAGAAGATATAAGGGGAGCGTTGTAGGGGCGAACCACTTCGACGATTACCACCTGGGGAGCGACGGCATAGGGAGCGGCGTCGGCGTGGGCAGCTGCAGCGGCAGCGACAACGTGATAAATAGCTTCTTCCTGAGGAAGGCGTTCCCAA aaatattcaGTGAACAAAATGCGAAAGACAAATTAGCAAACATTTCATACTACATTGAGCTGGACAAACATATTCCAAACTACTGCAGCTTATTTTTTAgccaatttaaaattaagaagCAAGTTTTATCGCACATTCAGAGCCTATACAGTAACTCAGTACCCACTGTGCCGTGTGTGAATATGTTTATCTCCTGTTTGAATTACAACTATTCGaatgtacttaaaaaaaaattcgtttttcAATCCGTATTGGATAATAGCTACTTGGCTAGGCTCCCCTGCGTATACTGTTGCGACGTTCAAATTGTGAGACATGTaggttttttaaaattaaaagaaacatgccaaaaaattattaaacaaaagaaaattcacCAGCTCTTTGTCGATCACCTTTCGTCCTCCTTACTAGACGAATCGTATTTTattgtaccattttttacttcctatggaaaatttttaatcgTTATAAAAAGTAACAGGAATGATAACCCTGAATCTTCTTCGGCAGatgttttacaaaataaaaattgtatcaCTTATGATATCCTTATTAATAGCTTTGTCTTTCCTAATGGAAGTAGCTTCCAAGCCATTGTTCATCTGTCTCATGTCTTCATAAACACTTTGCGTGATTTTTTCAAGACAAGGAATTCCGATGAGAATATCCCCGAGATTGCTTTCCTCAGCTTGCCTCACGTGGACAAGCAGCAGCTTCTGCACCACGAGATTGAGTCCGCTTCCAACCGCGCGGATATCATCGTTAGTGTGCTATTCCTGCTCGAGTCCTTCTTCAA caACACGAAAAAGATGAAGGCCCCCGCGGAGTTCAACCAAGGACTGCGCTTCCTCTACATTATCAGGCTGCTCGAATTTTTCcaccaaaaagggaatcTGTGA
- a CDS encoding sphingomyelin phosphodiesterase (putative) produces MDNLNALTDTTLTIMSYNVQMIPVPLSNQLNLSTRQDAVIDYICSLDDLHNIDILVLNEVFTSKCYDVLTKGKVKDKFPYHTNVIGTKCEVSGECSSSIVQIKKDARAGTSTNGKTSKKKATGGKAPAPSDLNRKIVRTKTAPPKAAPSKTAPSKAAPPKAAPPKAAPSKVTTLRVATSREATPRATTARGEEASTLSSSDTNNNDQEEVEETLNLDSSDTSNMGDSECILSFNCGPERGDKIKGKRSSQNYKAVANSKGKRNGKRNGRRSGGGDDDTKTDSISSDKKAQYSETDDGMEIPEKRQYLRVNSRGAAGVDKLKDKSYNLRSNQLNSQRSDKAGSSKRVTKTSSSAKGASKKDGPGKDPNENVDGCTKESRSRRNTTDLENSNGDGKVSTQSSYRSVGEMSTQSSYGADDKVNTQSSYGADDKVNTPSSNNAEGALTNTICDIASEVKGSIPNNVSSAENLKEKKCEGVIVLSKHAFIHKHALIYNNCKFPDMFCKKGAIYLKCNINNKAVNVIATHLQAGDTREQQNCRWKQLKELSNWVYNGTPSLHIKKNEPLFFVGDFNIRYHIDKSFFDKVLSSGCLNSSVTKKALDTTYDSYLNDYCMHMEHDYSFKYNYTLDYILVNNDSDVKTLVPQTAIQKDYRPIQIIKSLLGFIPYKYTYIHHPSDHFPIYATFKIPD; encoded by the exons atggataactTAAACGCCCTTACAGACACAACACTAACTATTATGTCGTACAATGTCCAAATGATACCCGTTCCTTTGAGCAATCAGCTAAATTTATCAACTAGACAAGATGCCGTAATTGACTACATATGCTCCCTGGACGATCTGCATAACATAGATATCCTTGTTCTGAACGAAGTGTTCACGAGTAAGTGTTATGACGTGCTTACCAAGGGAAAGGTGAAGGATAAATTTCCATACCATACTAATGTGATTGGCACCAAGTGTGAGGTGTCTGGGGAGTGCAGCAGCTCCATCGTGCAGATCAAGAAAGACGCAAGGGCGGGGACCAGTACCAATGGGAAGACTTCAAAGAAGAAGGCAACCGGCGGGAAGGCCCCGGCCCCGAGTGACCTGAACAGGAAGATCGTCAGAACGAAGACGGCGCCTCCCAAAGCGGCTCCTTCCAAAACGGCTCCTTCCAAAGCGGCGCCTCCCAAAGCGGCGCCTCCCAAAGCGGCACCTTCGAAAGTAACCACATTAAGAGTAGCCACTTCAAGAGAAGCCACCCCAAGAGCAACCACCgccaggggggaggaagcgtcGACCCTTAGCTCAAGTGACACAAACAATAACGACCAGGAGGAAGTGGAGGAGACGCTAAACCTGGATTCCAGCGACACGAGCAATATGGGAGATTCGGAGTGCATCCTATCGTTCAACTGTGGCCCTGAAAGGggagacaaaataaaaggaaagcgAAGCAGTCAAAATTATAAGGCGGTGGCGAATAGCAAGGGAAAACGCAACGGGAAACGCAACGGGAGACGCAGCGGGGGGGGGGATGACGACACCAAAACGGACAGTATCAGCAGCGACAAAAAAGCACAGTACAGTGAAACGGACGACGGAATGGAGATCCCGGAGAAAAGGCAGTATCTGAGGGTGAATAGCAGGGGGGCGGCTGGCGTAGACAAGCTGAAGGACAAGTCGTATAATCTGCGAAGCAACCAGTTGAACAGTCAACGAAGTGATAAGGCTGGAAGTTCCAAACGTGTCACGAAAACTTCCAGTAGCGCCAAAGGGGCGAGTAAGAAGGATGGTCCCGGGAAGGACCCAAATGAGAACGTAGATGGGTGCACTAAGGAGAGCAGGAGTAGGAGGAACACAACCGACTTAGAGAACAGCAACGGGGATGGTAAGGTGAGCACACAGAGTAGTTACCGCTCAGTTGGTGAGATGAGCACACAGAGTAGTTACGGCGCAGATGACAAGGTGAACACACAGAGTAGTTACGGCGCAGATGACAAGGTGAACACACCAAGTAGTAACAACGCGGAGGGAGCCCTCACAAACACGATCTGCGATATCGCCAGCGAGGTAAAAGGGAGCATCCCTAACAATGTGAGCAGTgcagaaaatttgaaagagaaaaagtgcgaag GTGTAATCGTATTGTCCAAGCACGCTTTTATTCACAAACATGCCTTGATATATAATAACTGTAAATTTCCGGACatgttttgtaaaaagggTGCTATTTACTTAAAATGCAATATTAATAACAAAGCAGTGAATGTGATAGCGACTCACTTGCAAGCAGGAGATACACGTGAGCAGCAGAATTGTAGATGGAAGCAACTGAAAGAATTGAGCAACTGGGTATATAATGGCACTCCAagtttacatataaaaaaaaatgagccccttttttttgttggcgATTTTAATATTAGGTATCACATagataaatcattttttgaTAAAGTACTTTCCAGTGGTTGCTTAAACAGCTCGGTGACAAAGAAGGCACTCGATACGACCTACGATTCTTACCTGAACGACTACTGCATGCATATGGAGCATGATTACTCCTTTAAATATAACTACACGTTAGACTACATATTGGTAAATAACGACTCCGATGTGAAGACTCTCGTACCACAGACAGCCATTCAGAAGGACTACAGGCCAATTCAGATTATAAAATCGTTGCTCGGCTTTATTCCTTACAAATATACTTATATTCATCACCCCAGTGACCACTTCCCGATATATGCCACTTTCAAGATTCCGGATTAG